The following are encoded in a window of Narcine bancroftii isolate sNarBan1 chromosome 2, sNarBan1.hap1, whole genome shotgun sequence genomic DNA:
- the LOC138755308 gene encoding uncharacterized protein yields the protein MVGVLKEMEKITPTLSAELQAGGTVIGIKDEKCSTDEETRYDPPWEGSSIKELRREKSRHARLDIVRTKEKDVKPLDSNRKNYLRDERERYTFDSETSEPDGDSDSSDEEMSEQGGINRCIPRVKKEQKSPKLRHQCPLLITGRGNQKYVPWSRMDLESLMKKLPPLSNGAGPWISCFERETCQEQLALADVRTIMIKMKAEGALKQIERILRSSKLGDGRVINKSRHPSVMTILGKVLNLIIDGALENQKSRLPGSHRKFGGR from the coding sequence atggtaggtgtattgaaagaaatggaaaagataactccaacactgtcagcagaactccaagctggaggaacagtaataggaataaaggatgaaaagtgtagtacagatgaggaaacgagatacgacccACCATGGGAGGGAAGTAGCATAAAAGAACTCAGGAGggagaagagtagacatgcccgcctggacatagttaggacgaaaGAGAAAGACGTGAAACCACTAGACTCTAACCGAAAAAATTATCTTAGAGACGAACGTGAACGATATACCTTTGACTCTGAGACATCAGAacctgacggggacagtgacagtagtgacgAAGAGATGTCTGAACAGGGTGGaataaatagatgtattccaagagtaaaaaaggaacagaaatccccaaaattgagacatcaatgcccattgctgatcacggggcggggaaatcaaaaatatgtaccctggtcacgaatggacttagagagtctaatgaaaaaacttcctccattgagtaatggggctggtccatggatctcttgttttgagcgagaaacctgtcaagaacaattagcactcgcagatgtcagaactatcatgataaaaatgaaggcagaaggggccctgaagcaaatagaaaGAATCcttagaagcagtaaattgggggatggcagagtgatcaacaagtccaggcaccccaGTGTGATGACGATATtagggaaggtgctgaatttgattattgacggggccctggagaatcaaaaatcacgcctccctgggagccaccgaaaatttgggggacggtaa